TGACCGGAGGGAGTAAATATTTTGGTCACTGCATCATCTTTGAAGCACATCACATTGATATGATACGCGCAATAATCAATACCTGATATACGTGATACGATTTAAACGCCATGGACAAAGCGTTAATTGAACTGTTCATCTTGAAAAGAATGGTAGTGATGAATTGCTGAATCATGCATAAAATACATCTCTCACCCTCACTATCCGCTGGTTGAATCACTTCTACTGTAACCCACACTCCCTAGGAGGCGGCCCATTCTTGTACCTCTTGGGGTCTTTGCAGTAATCATATATCTTGTTATTGGAGTCCACTTGTGACATTTGCTGTTTCCGTGACTCATCCAGCTGCTGGTTGAACCAACCGGAGCCTGGGAGACACATAGGGTTGTTCCCAAATTGGGGGCATGAGATGGCCCTGTAGTTCCGGAAGTATGCTGTGAATGGCTCCTGTGACCAGTCGGTCTTGACCCGCCCGCCTTGCGTTGCCCAGTCATCTGCATTCCAGATGGTGGCGTACACCCTCATCGGATAATAGTATGGGTATGGGGCACCATACATCTGGTTGTTTTTGATCTGCCGGTACAGCTTGTCATCGACAAGGAATCTGCAGCTCAGAAATAGCGATATGATTATTACttgcagaaaaggaaaaatagcaATATGATTAGGCTTAGTGCTTGCAGAAAAATAAGTAGGGTGAACAAGAtcatttctttttctaaaatatCTCTTCTATTGACATGGGGAGACCCTGTAGCCTTACCGCCTTAGACCTTACTTCTCCTACCCCTCTCTGAAAGAAAAATCTTTAGTATGTACTACTGAATGATATGGCACTGCAAAACTGAGCCTTATACATGAGCTTATAGTTTTTGCTAGATGGAAGGGGGGAGCTTACAAGATCCAGTCTTTATTCCAGATGATGGTGTACTTGTGGTAATCTTGAGTGGGATCAAAATCAAACTTGTACTGCTTCTCTCTGCCACCTTGTCCTCTGGCATACATGTTAGTGTGCATGGTGTAGGGCTGGCCAGTGCTGTTCCCCAAGAACTCGATGTCGATCTCATCATGGTACTGCCATGCCCCCTCTGTTATCATCTGTCACCAGATTGCGACACATATTAGGTTGGTCTGACTCTGAAGGATCCACAAGAGACTAGAATGTCAATAATCAGTTGTTTTGTTAGCTACTTACATAAAACGTGGTCACAGTGCCAGCTGAGTTCCGTGGGACGAGCTTGATCTCCACGTCGATCCTGCAGAACTGGCATGTCTTCTTAGAGCGGAACGCAGAGCTAGTCGAGCGGTCGAGTGTCAGCGCGATGGCCTTTTGGCCAGAGCTGTCAGTGACCACCTTTGCGTTGCCCCACATTATCTCTAGGTCATCTAGGTCATCAGTCTGGCCACCAGTGACATGGGTGATGGCTAGGATAAGGTAGATAGCCGCTAGGGAGGCTAGGAGTTGAGTCCTAGCCTGCCCCATGGCTGCTGGTGCTGTTGGGTAGGTACAGTGTGAGCGTGCTTTCTTCTACATGGTGTGGGCTTATATAGAGATATAGAAGTGGAGATTAGGGTGCTGAAGTCTAATCAAGATCTAGCATAGTAGCAACTTTGATTCTCTGAAGATCTAAGAGATTGGAGAGAATCGTCTAGCTGGTGATCAGTAAGTGGTTATAAAAAAGTTGATCATGACTTCAATTAAAGCTTGAGCAGAGAAAGAGTTGACTAACAAGTTCAAGGTCTCTCATGCAGCACCAATCTGTGAGCCGTCCCACGGTGGCTTCTGACAGGGATAGTTGATTCTTCTGCAAGTTGAATACTTGATGTTTATGTGGGAAGTCGAGAAGTTCTGGTCCCTTTATTT
The genomic region above belongs to Setaria italica strain Yugu1 chromosome VI, Setaria_italica_v2.0, whole genome shotgun sequence and contains:
- the LOC101780723 gene encoding xyloglucan endotransglucosylase/hydrolase protein 24, coding for MGQARTQLLASLAAIYLILAITHVTGGQTDDLDDLEIMWGNAKVVTDSSGQKAIALTLDRSTSSAFRSKKTCQFCRIDVEIKLVPRNSAGTVTTFYMITEGAWQYHDEIDIEFLGNSTGQPYTMHTNMYARGQGGREKQYKFDFDPTQDYHKYTIIWNKDWILFLVDDKLYRQIKNNQMYGAPYPYYYPMRVYATIWNADDWATQGGRVKTDWSQEPFTAYFRNYRAISCPQFGNNPMCLPGSGWFNQQLDESRKQQMSQVDSNNKIYDYCKDPKRYKNGPPPRECGLQ